A section of the Flavobacterium sp. CG_23.5 genome encodes:
- a CDS encoding hybrid sensor histidine kinase/response regulator, producing MYQKSSIPFYTILQFLFFILSSTNGFSQYVFQEKAFPKELSLHNFTTVADVGQKKLNIQTVIANYDSFNPKKLKTENDDLGFTENNFWAKVEVQNPTGLSLNYYLETARPITDLVELYVVDRASGKITKMVSGDAMQYSKRSFDNRKSVFELEIQPKSNVNLFLHLKSDGEVIKMPLMLYSSENFIKVMSREQFVFGFFYGILGIVAVIYFFFFFALREKTFLYYSLYVVFVGLLQFSLDGYFYQLVTPDGGWFSNRAVLLFAIVGALLSGKYSEVFLKIKIHSTKIYRLFNISYALLFGLLFCTLFIPATLLFCYPLVNVLGLLFLVLIIYSIGYLYYKKKPVDPLFTIGIFFLIVGFGVFILNNFGQVTSNFLTQNSSKLGTGLEIIFLSLSMSNLIRNLKNEKNELNRIALVRSEEMNDLKSYFLSNISHELRTPLNAIMNLTDSISKEVQDDSIKKNCQIIKYSSHSLLSSVNDILDFSKIEKGELKLEETQFEPVRFLEHLKNNAINRANDKGLEFQFSTSDSIPDFMIGDVTRLAQVVNNVLSNAIKFTSEGFVKFAIDAETKSNNRASLIMTISDSGVGIPKEKMDSIFDSFSQNNIDNKRKFGGLGLGLFIVKTLVDMQNGTIEMNSKVNEGTTCKITIDFDVVIQEKKEEAIVEPTVYDLEGKTILVVEDNPINQMVIKMITKKWLNTTVVYANNGQEGLDAFQTNQFDIVLMDLQMPVMDGYEATIAIRNGEAGAANANIPIIAVTADVMETTKQRVKEIGMNHYLSKPIKKETLFEIIKSLV from the coding sequence ATGTATCAAAAATCCTCTATTCCATTTTATACTATTCTGCAATTTTTATTTTTTATTTTGTCTTCTACAAATGGCTTTTCGCAATATGTCTTTCAGGAAAAGGCATTTCCGAAAGAATTATCGCTTCATAATTTCACGACAGTTGCTGATGTAGGTCAGAAAAAATTAAATATTCAGACGGTAATAGCTAATTATGATTCCTTTAATCCAAAAAAACTTAAAACTGAAAATGATGATTTGGGTTTTACTGAAAATAATTTTTGGGCTAAAGTCGAAGTTCAAAACCCAACCGGCTTATCTTTAAACTATTACCTTGAGACAGCAAGACCCATTACTGATTTGGTTGAATTATATGTAGTTGATAGAGCTTCAGGAAAAATCACCAAAATGGTAAGTGGAGATGCTATGCAATATTCTAAACGTAGTTTTGATAATAGGAAATCAGTTTTTGAGTTGGAAATTCAGCCCAAATCCAATGTAAATTTATTTTTGCATTTAAAGAGTGACGGCGAAGTGATAAAAATGCCGTTAATGCTATATTCATCAGAAAATTTCATAAAGGTGATGTCAAGAGAGCAATTTGTTTTTGGCTTTTTCTATGGTATTTTAGGAATTGTAGCCGTGATTTATTTCTTTTTCTTTTTTGCTTTACGCGAAAAAACCTTTTTATACTATAGTTTATATGTTGTCTTCGTTGGGCTGTTACAATTTTCATTAGATGGTTATTTCTATCAGCTTGTTACACCGGATGGAGGCTGGTTTTCAAATCGCGCGGTATTGCTGTTTGCAATAGTTGGCGCTTTATTATCCGGGAAATACAGTGAAGTATTTTTGAAAATTAAAATCCATAGCACAAAAATCTATAGACTGTTTAATATTAGCTACGCATTATTATTTGGTTTATTGTTTTGTACCTTATTTATTCCCGCTACTTTACTATTTTGTTATCCTTTAGTAAATGTGCTTGGGCTACTATTTCTGGTTTTGATTATTTATTCCATAGGATATCTTTATTATAAAAAGAAACCTGTGGATCCTTTATTTACGATTGGAATTTTCTTTTTAATTGTTGGATTTGGGGTATTTATTTTAAATAATTTTGGACAAGTTACCAGCAATTTTTTGACTCAAAACAGCTCTAAGTTGGGAACAGGTTTAGAGATTATTTTTCTGTCGTTGTCGATGTCAAATTTGATTCGGAATCTCAAAAACGAAAAAAATGAACTGAACAGGATTGCACTGGTTCGTTCCGAAGAAATGAATGACTTAAAATCGTATTTTTTATCGAATATTAGCCATGAATTGCGAACACCACTCAACGCCATAATGAATTTGACTGATTCCATTTCTAAAGAAGTGCAAGACGATAGTATCAAAAAGAATTGCCAAATCATAAAATATTCTTCCCATAGTTTATTGAGTTCTGTTAATGATATTTTAGATTTTTCTAAAATCGAAAAAGGAGAACTTAAACTCGAAGAAACCCAATTTGAGCCTGTTCGATTTTTAGAACATTTGAAAAATAATGCAATCAACAGAGCCAACGATAAAGGATTAGAATTTCAATTTTCAACATCAGATTCAATTCCCGATTTTATGATTGGTGATGTGACTAGATTAGCGCAAGTAGTTAATAATGTATTGAGTAATGCTATTAAATTTACATCAGAAGGGTTTGTTAAATTTGCAATTGATGCGGAAACGAAGTCCAATAACAGAGCCAGTCTAATAATGACCATTTCTGATTCAGGTGTTGGAATCCCAAAAGAGAAAATGGATAGTATTTTTGATTCCTTTTCTCAAAATAATATTGATAATAAGCGAAAATTCGGCGGACTAGGATTAGGGCTTTTTATAGTAAAAACATTAGTCGATATGCAAAATGGAACTATTGAAATGAATAGTAAAGTCAATGAAGGAACCACTTGTAAAATCACCATTGATTTTGATGTGGTGATTCAAGAAAAAAAGGAAGAAGCCATAGTTGAACCTACTGTTTACGATTTAGAAGGAAAAACTATTCTTGTGGTGGAGGATAATCCCATCAATCAAATGGTCATTAAAATGATTACCAAAAAATGGTTGAATACCACGGTAGTTTATGCCAATAACGGTCAGGAAGGTTTGGACGCGTTTCAAACAAACCAATTTGATATTGTATTAATGGATCTTCAAATGCCGGTCATGGACGGTTACGAAGCCACGATTGCAATTAGAAATGGGGAAGCTGGAGCAGCGAATGCCAACATCCCCATTATTGCAGTAACCGCTGATGTTATGGAAACAACAAAACAGCGGGTTAAGGAAATAGGTATGAATCATTATTTATCAAAACCAATTAAGAAAGAAACTTTATTTGAAATTATAAAAAGTTTAGTTTAG
- a CDS encoding transporter, which translates to MSKIKIILILAIFMFPMLHYGQHTDQINSNRPGETMSAFAVGKKVIQVETGIYGIKENHSLLNYDANGFGLDFTLRYGLLLEKLELVADLQYQKETFTTNLTSATKSALKQTVVGVKYLVYDPFKNYEKNINIYSWKANHAFNWHQLIPAVSIFAGANFTMADNPYSFSRQASISPKVMLITQNHLGDGKWVFVTNIIADYISTDFPSYGYVLTLTRGFNRKWSGFIENQGFKSDFYSDAIVRGGAAYLLNKDMQIDASISSSLKTTPSILYGGVGFSWRYDAGYKEVRINIDSGDKSKTKAEKKAEKKSKKRKDEIETTPLN; encoded by the coding sequence ATGTCCAAAATCAAAATTATACTTATCCTAGCCATTTTCATGTTTCCAATGTTACATTATGGACAGCACACGGACCAAATCAATTCAAACAGACCGGGAGAAACCATGTCTGCTTTTGCTGTTGGTAAAAAAGTGATTCAAGTGGAAACAGGAATTTATGGCATAAAAGAAAATCATAGTTTATTGAATTATGATGCCAATGGATTTGGTTTAGACTTCACTTTACGATACGGATTATTGTTGGAAAAATTAGAATTAGTAGCCGATTTACAATACCAAAAGGAAACATTCACAACAAATTTAACCAGTGCTACTAAATCAGCTCTAAAGCAAACCGTAGTGGGAGTAAAATATTTGGTTTATGATCCATTTAAAAATTACGAAAAAAATATTAATATTTACAGTTGGAAAGCCAATCATGCGTTCAATTGGCACCAATTAATTCCTGCCGTTTCTATTTTTGCAGGAGCCAATTTCACGATGGCTGACAATCCTTATTCTTTTTCTCGACAAGCTAGTATTTCTCCAAAAGTCATGTTAATTACCCAAAATCATTTGGGAGACGGAAAATGGGTTTTTGTAACTAATATCATCGCCGATTATATTTCTACTGATTTTCCAAGTTACGGATATGTACTAACTTTAACAAGAGGATTTAACCGAAAATGGTCTGGGTTCATTGAAAATCAAGGTTTCAAAAGTGATTTTTACAGTGATGCCATCGTAAGAGGCGGTGCTGCCTATTTACTAAATAAAGACATGCAAATCGATGCTTCCATAAGTAGCAGTTTAAAGACCACACCTTCTATTCTTTATGGCGGAGTTGGTTTTTCTTGGCGCTATGATGCCGGTTATAAAGAAGTACGAATCAACATTGACAGCGGTGACAAATCCAAAACAAAAGCCGAGAAGAAAGCGGAGAAAAAAAGCAAAAAACGTAAAGACGAAATAGAAACTACACCTTTAAATTAA
- a CDS encoding non-canonical purine NTP diphosphatase translates to MQLVFASNNKNKILEIQSILPETIKILSLEDIGCLEEIPETSDTIEGNAILKANYVTSKYGYDCFADDTGLEVAILNGEPGVYSARYAGEQRSSDDNMNKVLEALSDKNNRNAQFKTVIALNMNGKQVLFTGIAEGEITLEKTGNNGFGYDPIFQPFGYKETFAELSLEIKNEISHRGKATQQLITFLTKTT, encoded by the coding sequence ATGCAGCTTGTCTTCGCTTCCAATAACAAAAATAAAATCCTGGAAATTCAAAGTATACTTCCTGAAACAATCAAAATTCTAAGCTTGGAAGATATTGGTTGCTTAGAAGAAATTCCAGAAACTTCCGATACGATTGAAGGGAATGCCATCTTAAAAGCTAATTATGTAACCAGCAAGTATGGTTACGATTGTTTTGCCGATGATACTGGACTTGAAGTCGCGATTTTAAATGGCGAACCAGGCGTTTACTCGGCGAGATATGCAGGGGAACAACGCAGTTCCGATGACAACATGAACAAAGTACTGGAAGCCCTATCCGATAAAAACAATAGAAATGCACAGTTTAAAACGGTGATTGCATTGAATATGAATGGCAAACAAGTGTTATTCACCGGTATTGCTGAAGGCGAAATCACTTTAGAAAAAACAGGAAACAATGGTTTTGGTTACGATCCTATCTTTCAACCTTTTGGTTATAAAGAAACTTTCGCTGAATTGTCATTGGAAATAAAAAATGAAATCAGTCATAGAGGAAAAGCGACACAACAACTAATCACCTTTTTAACAAAGACTACTTAA
- a CDS encoding aminotransferase class I/II-fold pyridoxal phosphate-dependent enzyme, whose protein sequence is MVKDLFERIQNNKGPLGKWASQAEGYFVFPKLEGELGPRMQFGGKDILNWSLNDYLGLANHPEVRKADTEAAAQYGAAYPMGARMMSGHTKYHEQLENELAAFVMKESAYLLNFGYQGIMSTIDALVTKNDVIVYDVDAHACIIDGVRLHMGKRFTYRHNDLASMEKNLERATKLAKVTGGGILFITEGVFGMRGQQGKLKEIVAMKEKYNFRLLVDDAHGFGTLGKTGAGAGEEQGCQDGIDVYFSTFAKSMANIGAFIAADKDIIDYLKYNLRSQMFAKALPMIQTIGSLKRLELLRNHPELKDKLWENVNALQNGLRERNFNIGDTNTCVTPVYLEGSVPEAMIMVNDLRENYGIFLSIVIYPVIPKGIILLRMIPTTSHTLADVDETLTAFEAIREKLENGTYKEIASRTKVDLDA, encoded by the coding sequence ATGGTAAAAGATTTATTCGAAAGGATTCAAAACAATAAAGGACCGTTAGGAAAATGGGCTTCACAGGCTGAAGGTTATTTTGTTTTCCCTAAATTAGAAGGTGAGTTGGGTCCAAGAATGCAGTTTGGTGGAAAAGATATTTTGAATTGGAGTTTGAATGACTATTTAGGTCTTGCTAATCACCCAGAAGTGCGTAAAGCAGATACGGAAGCAGCAGCACAATACGGTGCAGCTTATCCAATGGGAGCGCGCATGATGAGTGGTCATACTAAATATCACGAACAATTAGAGAATGAATTGGCTGCTTTTGTAATGAAAGAATCGGCTTATTTATTGAATTTTGGCTACCAAGGAATTATGTCAACAATTGACGCTTTGGTTACTAAAAATGATGTAATTGTATATGATGTAGATGCACATGCTTGTATTATTGATGGTGTTCGTTTGCACATGGGAAAACGTTTTACCTACCGTCATAATGATCTTGCAAGTATGGAAAAAAACTTGGAACGTGCTACAAAATTAGCTAAAGTAACAGGAGGAGGAATTCTTTTCATTACAGAAGGCGTTTTTGGAATGCGTGGTCAACAAGGAAAATTGAAAGAAATTGTTGCCATGAAGGAAAAATATAATTTCCGTTTGTTGGTTGATGATGCGCACGGTTTTGGAACACTGGGAAAAACAGGTGCTGGAGCAGGTGAGGAGCAAGGTTGTCAAGACGGAATTGATGTTTACTTCTCTACTTTTGCAAAGTCTATGGCTAACATTGGTGCTTTTATTGCCGCTGATAAAGATATTATAGATTATCTGAAATACAATCTCCGTTCTCAAATGTTTGCAAAAGCATTGCCAATGATTCAAACAATTGGATCTTTAAAACGATTAGAATTGTTGCGTAATCACCCAGAATTGAAAGATAAATTGTGGGAAAATGTAAATGCGTTGCAAAACGGATTGAGAGAACGTAATTTCAATATTGGAGATACTAATACTTGCGTAACTCCAGTATATCTTGAAGGAAGTGTTCCGGAAGCAATGATTATGGTAAACGATTTAAGAGAAAACTACGGAATTTTCTTATCAATTGTAATTTATCCTGTTATTCCAAAAGGAATTATCTTATTGAGAATGATCCCGACAACGTCTCATACATTAGCAGATGTTGATGAAACATTAACTGCTTTTGAAGCAATTCGTGAGAAACTTGAAAATGGAACGTACAAAGAAATCGCATCAAGAACGAAAGTTGATTTAGACGCCTAG
- a CDS encoding GTP cyclohydrolase encodes MITIKEAKTKSELTDYIKFPFSLYKDNKYWVPPIIADELETFDKTKNPAFEDAEAYFFLAYKDNSIVGRIAAIINWKEVNDQHKKKVRFGWFDTIDDIEVTQALLEKVYELGRKNNLEYVEGPMGFSNLDKVGVLTEGFEEIGTMITWYNHPYYAHHFEKLGYIKEKEYIESKFPFSNVKPEFFKKANELVKKRYQLSPLNFKTTKEIMPHVDKMFDLFNESYASLSSFVAISDTQKEYFKKNYISFINPEYIKFVEDKDHNIVAFSIVMPDFSEALKKSKGKLFPFGFLHLLRAKKQSKNVIFYLIGVHPDYQNKAVTAIIFNEYYETFTEKGIVNCFRTPELSDNAASINLWKHFDPVIHKRRCTFTKEL; translated from the coding sequence ATGATTACAATAAAAGAAGCGAAAACAAAAAGCGAATTAACGGATTACATTAAATTCCCTTTTTCTTTATACAAAGACAATAAATACTGGGTTCCACCTATTATTGCTGATGAATTAGAAACATTTGACAAGACTAAAAACCCTGCTTTCGAGGATGCCGAAGCCTATTTTTTCCTAGCTTACAAAGACAATTCAATTGTAGGGCGAATTGCTGCCATAATAAATTGGAAAGAGGTAAATGATCAGCATAAAAAGAAAGTCCGTTTTGGCTGGTTTGATACCATTGATGATATCGAAGTCACACAAGCATTACTCGAAAAAGTCTATGAACTGGGTCGAAAAAATAACTTAGAATATGTGGAAGGTCCAATGGGATTTTCAAACTTGGATAAAGTAGGTGTACTTACTGAAGGTTTTGAGGAAATTGGAACCATGATTACTTGGTACAATCATCCGTATTATGCGCATCATTTTGAAAAACTGGGTTACATTAAAGAAAAAGAATATATTGAAAGTAAATTCCCTTTTTCAAATGTAAAACCTGAATTTTTCAAAAAGGCGAATGAACTGGTAAAGAAAAGGTATCAATTATCACCATTAAATTTTAAAACCACCAAAGAAATAATGCCCCATGTGGATAAAATGTTTGATTTATTCAATGAATCGTACGCTTCTTTATCGTCTTTTGTGGCAATTTCAGATACCCAGAAAGAATATTTCAAGAAAAATTACATCAGTTTTATTAATCCGGAATACATCAAATTCGTAGAAGACAAAGACCATAATATTGTGGCTTTTAGTATCGTAATGCCTGATTTTTCGGAAGCTTTGAAAAAATCAAAAGGAAAATTATTTCCTTTTGGATTCCTGCATTTGCTAAGGGCTAAAAAACAAAGTAAGAATGTGATTTTTTATCTGATAGGCGTTCATCCTGATTATCAAAACAAGGCGGTTACAGCAATAATTTTCAATGAATATTACGAAACTTTCACAGAAAAAGGAATTGTAAATTGCTTCAGAACTCCTGAATTATCTGATAATGCTGCCAGTATCAACTTATGGAAACATTTTGATCCCGTGATTCACAAAAGAAGGTGCACCTTTACAAAAGAATTGTAA
- a CDS encoding DUF4834 family protein, whose protein sequence is MQTASFTGFIETIFYILAFYYIFRFLAKLLLPLLVKKVVQKAGENFQQQQQRSQDTSWNQTPNKDEVIFNSGNSKKPRETKKVGDYVDYEEID, encoded by the coding sequence ATGCAAACAGCCTCTTTTACAGGTTTTATAGAAACCATATTTTACATTTTGGCTTTTTATTATATTTTTAGATTTTTGGCAAAATTATTATTGCCTTTATTGGTGAAAAAAGTGGTGCAGAAAGCTGGAGAAAATTTTCAGCAACAGCAGCAACGTTCACAAGATACTTCATGGAATCAAACGCCAAATAAGGATGAGGTTATATTCAATTCAGGCAATTCTAAAAAACCTCGCGAAACCAAAAAAGTAGGAGATTATGTGGATTATGAAGAAATTGATTAA
- a CDS encoding FMN-binding glutamate synthase family protein, which translates to MRQKFFILGITAFIISLIIFFYFKVGLFVSIALFLLLLIGYANSIQQKHAILRNFPVLGYFRYFFEMIAPGLQQYFIERSTDGKPFSRNQRTLAYQRAKNIDATTPFGTQLNLNRSSYEGIKHSIFPAVVNEELPRVVVGGPDCKQPYSASLLNISAMSFGSLSENAIVALNKGALQGKFYHNTGEGGLTEFHLQGGDITWQIGTGYFGCRDDRGGFDGGRFAEKANLPEVKMIEIKLSQGAKPGHGGVLPAAKNTEQIAKIRGVLPNTTILSPPGHSAFSDTKGLIEFIANLRQLSNGKPIGFKLCIGKTSEFEAICQEMITQNCFPDFITVDGAEGGTGAAPLEFADGVGMPFEPALIFVNKTLVRFGIRHKIRVICSGKIISGYSILRAVALGADMCNSARGFMFSLGCIQALRCNTNECPTGVATQDKMLMKGLVVTDKSERVFYFHKNTLHAANELLAAAGKKSFADVDINIFMRGDEFAHLSDLYFPDNLKSATIH; encoded by the coding sequence ATGAGACAAAAATTCTTCATTTTAGGAATTACTGCATTTATTATTTCTTTGATTATTTTTTTCTATTTTAAAGTTGGACTGTTTGTTTCAATTGCTTTGTTTCTACTATTACTAATTGGTTATGCCAATAGTATCCAGCAGAAACATGCCATTCTACGGAACTTTCCCGTACTGGGTTATTTTAGATATTTTTTTGAAATGATAGCTCCCGGACTCCAACAGTATTTTATAGAACGTTCCACGGACGGGAAACCTTTTTCAAGAAACCAACGTACCCTTGCATACCAAAGAGCTAAAAATATTGATGCCACAACTCCGTTTGGAACACAATTAAATCTCAATCGATCCAGCTACGAAGGAATTAAGCATTCCATCTTTCCTGCAGTTGTCAATGAAGAATTACCTCGGGTTGTAGTGGGCGGACCTGATTGTAAACAACCGTATTCAGCTTCATTATTGAATATTTCGGCAATGAGTTTTGGATCGTTAAGCGAAAATGCAATTGTGGCATTAAATAAAGGTGCGCTTCAAGGAAAATTTTATCATAATACTGGCGAAGGAGGATTAACAGAATTTCATCTGCAAGGTGGTGATATTACCTGGCAAATAGGCACCGGATATTTTGGTTGTCGTGATGACAGAGGAGGTTTTGACGGAGGACGATTTGCTGAAAAAGCAAACCTTCCAGAAGTAAAAATGATCGAAATTAAGTTATCACAAGGTGCTAAACCGGGTCACGGAGGTGTACTTCCTGCCGCAAAAAATACAGAACAAATCGCTAAAATTAGAGGCGTTCTTCCAAATACCACAATCCTTTCTCCACCGGGTCATTCTGCTTTTTCGGATACCAAAGGTTTGATAGAATTTATTGCAAACCTTCGACAACTTTCAAATGGAAAACCAATAGGTTTTAAATTATGTATTGGAAAAACCAGCGAATTTGAAGCCATTTGTCAAGAAATGATTACGCAAAACTGCTTCCCGGATTTCATCACTGTTGATGGTGCCGAGGGAGGAACAGGTGCCGCACCACTTGAATTTGCTGATGGTGTAGGAATGCCATTCGAACCTGCCCTTATTTTTGTGAATAAAACGTTAGTTCGTTTTGGGATTCGTCACAAAATACGTGTGATTTGCAGTGGTAAAATAATTTCCGGATATTCTATTCTTAGAGCTGTTGCCTTAGGAGCTGACATGTGCAATAGCGCCCGTGGATTTATGTTTTCATTGGGTTGTATTCAAGCTTTACGCTGTAATACTAACGAATGCCCAACTGGAGTTGCCACCCAAGACAAAATGCTGATGAAAGGATTGGTTGTCACGGATAAATCGGAGCGTGTTTTTTATTTTCATAAAAACACTTTGCATGCCGCTAATGAACTCCTGGCTGCCGCAGGTAAAAAAAGTTTTGCAGATGTTGACATCAACATTTTTATGCGTGGCGATGAATTTGCACATTTATCTGATTTGTACTTTCCCGACAATTTAAAAAGCGCAACCATACATTAA
- a CDS encoding NYN domain-containing protein produces MSKDTIELKLAVLIDADNVPYSNVKGMMEEIAKFGTPTTKRIYADWTKPNAGGWKSVLLEHAITPIQQYSYTVGKNSSDSAMIIDAMDLLYSDKVDGFCIVSSDSDFTRLAIRLRESGMKVIGIGEQKTPNSFIVACDRFIYIEVLDGAIKKKAKKRSTDTKKPVEKPVEKPVEKSLNKIDIHTIELIETSIEDICDDDGWAFLGDVGNMIVKRKPEFDPRNYGFSKLTPMLKSLTDILEIDERESDKKGIKHVYVRLRYS; encoded by the coding sequence ATGTCAAAAGATACAATAGAATTAAAACTCGCCGTTCTCATTGATGCTGATAACGTTCCATACAGCAATGTAAAAGGAATGATGGAAGAAATCGCTAAGTTCGGAACGCCAACCACTAAACGTATTTATGCCGATTGGACCAAACCAAATGCCGGAGGTTGGAAAAGTGTCTTATTAGAACATGCCATTACGCCTATTCAACAATACAGCTATACCGTTGGTAAAAATTCTTCGGATTCAGCGATGATTATTGACGCCATGGACTTATTATATTCTGATAAAGTGGATGGTTTTTGTATCGTTTCCAGTGATTCTGATTTTACACGATTGGCCATTCGTTTGAGAGAGTCCGGAATGAAAGTCATTGGAATTGGAGAACAAAAAACACCCAATTCCTTTATTGTTGCCTGCGATCGATTTATTTACATCGAAGTTTTGGATGGCGCAATCAAGAAAAAAGCAAAAAAACGTTCAACCGACACTAAAAAACCAGTCGAAAAACCTGTTGAAAAACCCGTTGAGAAATCATTAAACAAAATAGATATACATACAATAGAGCTTATCGAAACCTCCATAGAAGACATATGTGATGATGATGGCTGGGCATTTCTTGGCGACGTTGGAAACATGATTGTCAAGAGAAAACCAGAATTTGATCCTAGAAATTATGGCTTTTCTAAACTAACACCAATGTTAAAATCACTAACTGATATCCTGGAAATCGACGAACGGGAATCTGATAAAAAAGGGATTAAGCACGTTTATGTTCGCTTGCGTTACAGCTAA